Below is a window of Mycolicibacterium rhodesiae NBB3 DNA.
TCCGCTGGTCCTCGGACAGCCCGCCCTGCCAGTTGAAGTCGAACCGCAGATAGCCGGGGCGGTTAAGCGATCCTGCCTGAACTGCGTTGGGCCCCAACACCTGCCGAAGGGCTGCGTGCACCATGTGGGTTCCGGAATGCCCCTGGGTCGCACCATGGCGCCACCTCGGGTCGACGGCGGCCACCACAGTGTCGCCCTCCACGAACTCGCCGGATTCGACGTTGATTCGGTGTGCCCACAGGGTTTTGGCGATCTTCTGGACGTCGGTCACCGCGGCCTTGGCCGCTGCGGACGCACCCGCGCCGGTGATCGTGCCCTCATCGGCGATCTGCCCGCCGGACTCCGCGTAGAAGGGGCTGCGATCGAGAACGAGTTCCACGCGGTCGGCGTCGTGCGTCCCGTGGCCGATGACGGGTACCCGCTTGCCGTCGACGAAGATGCCGAGAATCCTTGCCTCGGTGGTCAACTCGTCGAAGCCGGTGAACTCGGTGGGGGCGGTGTCGACGAGTTCGCGGTACGCCGACAGGTCGGAGTGCGCCTGCTTGCGTGCCGCCGCGTCTGCCTTGGCGCGCCGGCGCTGCTCGGCCATCAAACCGCGGAAGCCCTCTTCGTCGACGCTCAGGTCGGCTTCAGCGGCCATCTCCAGCGTCAGTTCCAGCGGGAAGCCGTACGTGTCGTGCAGGGTGAACGCATCGGTTCCGGAGATCGTCGACTTGCCCGAGCGCTTGGTCGTGGCGGCCGCCTCGTCGAACAGCCGCGACCCCGACGCGAGCGTCCGGTTGAACGCGGTCTCCTCGGCGATGGCGATCCGCTGAATCCGATCGAAGTCGCTGACCAGTTCGGGGTACGACGGGCCCATCGTGTCGCGCACCGTGTCCATCAACTGCGCCATGATCGGCTGCTCGACACCCAGCAGCTTCGCGGCCCGGATGATGCGGCGCAGCAACCGGCGCAGAACATAACCTCGGCCCTCATTACCTGGGCTGATGCCGTCTCCGATGATGATCGCGGCGGTACGGCTGTGATCGGCGATGATCCGGTAACGGACGTCGTCGGAGTGGTTGCCCTGGCCGTATCCGCGCGGCGCGACGGCCACGATCACGTCGATGACCGGACGCAGGAGGTCGGTCTCGTAAACGTTGTCCACGTCCTGCAGCAGGCAGGCGACCCGTTCGACGCCCATCCCGGTGTCGATGTTCTTGCGCGGCAGCGGGCCGAGGATCTCGAAGTTCTCCTTCGAGGTGCCCTCGCCGCGTTCGTTCTGCATGAACACGAGATTCCAGATCTCTATGTAGCGGTCCTCGTTGGCCTCGGGTCCACCCTCGATGCCGTACTCCGGCCCGCGGTCGTAGTAGATCTCCGATGAGGGCCCGCATGGTCCGGGGATGCCCATCGACCAGTAGTTGTCGGCCATGCCGCGGCGCTGAATTCGCTCCGGCGGCAATCCGGCGACGTCCTGCCACAGGCCGATCGCCTCGTCATCGTCCAGATAGACCGTCGCCCAGAGTTTTTCGGGATCCAGGCCGTACCCACCCTGCTCGACACTGTTGGTCAGCAGGGTCCAGGCGAATTCGATGGCGCCCTTCTTGAAGTAGTCGCCGAAACTGAAGTTGCCCGCCATCTGAAAGAACGTGTTGTGCCGGGTCGTGATGCCGACCTCGTCGATGTCGGGCGTGCGGATGCACTTCTGAACGCTGACCGCGCGATTCCACGGCGGTGTGCGCTGCCCAAGGAAGTAGGGGACGAACTGCACCATGCCGGCATTGACGAACAGCAGATTGGGGTCGTCGAGGATCACCGAGGCACTCGGCACCTCGGTGTGACCTGCCTTCACGAAATGATCAAGGAAGCGCTTCCTGATCTCGTGTGTCTGCACGTTTCTACTGTTCCTCGCACTCTGGGTGTTCTGCGGTTACCTGCGACTATTCGACCGCACCACAGTACCGGTCGTTGTTGTCGCACCTGAAAGGCCAACGAACCGGCGGCGCGCGTGGTGCCTGCTATCCGGAAATGAAGCTCAGCCGCACCTTGCGCTGCGGATTGTCACTGTTCAGATCGACGAGCACCACACTCTGCCAGGTTCCCAACAGCGGCTCGCCGCCCTGTACCGGCAGGGTCACCGACGGAGAGATCAGCGCGGGCAGCACATGGTCGGCTCCGTGTCCAGGGGAGCCGTGGGCATGGCGGTAGCGGTCGTCGCGTGGCAGCAGTCGTTCCAGGGTGTCGAGAAGATCGTCGTCGGAGCCGGCGCCGGTCTCGATGATGGCGACACCAGCGGTGGCGTGCGGGACGAACACGTTGCACAGGCCGTCCCGGTCGCCGCTGCAGAACGAGCGCACCGCGTCGGTGAGGTCGACGATGCGGCGGCGCGTGGTGTCGATATCGAGTACGTCGGTGTCCACACCGTCGAGCCTACGGCCGTCCGGGGGCATTGACGCGAGCGTTTATTACGACTGGGGCCCGGGTATGTCCTGCTTCATCAGGGTGATCTACACAACAGCCCTAACTGACAAGACCTTGGAGGCATCGTGACCGTCACCGGCATCATCACCGCAATACTCATCGGCATCGTAATTGGCGTATTGGCCAGGTTGCTGCTACCGGGAAAGCAGCCTATCGGGATGCTTGTCACGATCCTGGTCGGCATCGTCGCAGCGTTAATCGGTACCTGGCTTGCCCGGCAGCTTGGCATTTCAACCACAACGCCCGGCGTCGACTGGGGCGAACTGCTCGTTCAGCTTGTCGTGGCCGTGATCGGAGTCGCGCTCGTCGCAGCGTTGATGGGACGCCGGCACACCGGTGTGATGGGACGCAGGCGTTCGGGTCTCATGCGCTGACCCACGCCACCGGAATGGCGATCCCGGCTGTACCCCTGCAGCCGGGATCGCCCCATTTCGTCTAGAGGTTTTTGAGCAGCTCGTCGAGTTTCTCGTAGCCCTCGGTCATCCCGCCCTCCATGCCGGAAGACAGCAGCGCGTCGCGCGCCTCAGTGTTGGGACAGATCGAACGGCCACGTAGCCGCGAACGACCGTTGCCGAGATCCTCGAACCACATGTATTCGATGTTGACCATGTCCGGTGCGCCCTCGAATTCGAAGGTCTGCACGATGAATTCGTTGTCGCGCACGGTGTGGAATGTGCCGTTGAACCCGAATGTCCCTTGATCGTTTGAATGCGTGTAGCGGTAGCCGCCATGGCTTGTGAAGTTCCACTCGCTGATCTCCATCTCCAGACCGTGGGGACCGAGCCACTGCTTCACCAGCTCAGGGTCGGCGTGTGCCCGGAAGAGCGCCTCGACGGGTGCGTCGAACTCGCGGGTGAACTCCATGGCCAAGGTGTCGACCGGCGCGGTGAGGTCGAGTGCGTTCGTCATGTCTTCGTTCCCTTCTCGTTGGTATCGGTCATGTCAGCCAGCAGGGCGTCCAGCCGGCGGTAACTGCGTTCGGCGTCGAGCCGGTAGCGGTCGATCCATGCCGTCAGCCTCTCCAGCGCGGCGGCGTCGAGATGGACGGGCCGGCGCTGCGCATCGCGGGTCCGGGTGACCAACCCTGCGTGCTCGAGCACCTGAATGTGCTTGGAAACCGCCTGTTTGGTGATGTCGAAGGGAGCCGCGAGCTCGTTGACCGTGGCCGGCCCCCTCGACAACCGCGCGACGATGGCGCGCCGAACGGGATCCGCCAGCGCCAGAAACGCACGGTCAAGTCGATCGTCCGCATCTCCACCACGCTCCATTATCAACCTTGTGTTTGATCAACATTTTGGTTGACTACAACGGTAGGAGGGTCAGGAGCAGGTGTCAAGGGGCGGGATCTGCGTCGAAATCCCACTTTTGTAGAGAAAGTGCGAGTAGCCGTCTACAAAATTCGGATTTCGGCGTCAGCGTTTCTTGCGGATGATCGCGCGCAACTTGTCCAGGCGGGTCGCGATTTCGCGTTCCGCGCCGTGCGTCGTGGGGCGGTAATAGTCGATGCCTACGAGATCGTCGGGCGGATACTGCTGCGGCACAACACCATCGGGATCATCGTGGGCATACTTGTAGCCGATCGCGTTTCCGAGCTTCTCAGCGCCCGAGTAGTGGCCGTCGCGCAGGTGGGTCGGGACCTGGCCGGCCTTACCGGCGCGGATGTCGGCCATCGCGGCGCCCAGTGCCGTGGTGACCGCGTTGGACTTCGGCGCGGTGGCGAGGTGAACGGTGGCGTGGGCCAGCGTGAGTTGCGCCTCCGGCATCCCGATCAGCTGCACGGTCTGCGCCGCGGCGACAGCTGTCTGCAGAGCCGTCGGATCGGCCATGCCGACGTCCTCGCTGGCCAGGATCATCAGGCGCCTGGCGACGAAACGCGGATCCTCCCCCGCGATCAGCATCCGCGAAAGGTAGTGCAGCGCGGCGTCGACGTCGGAACCGCGGACGGACTTGATGAACGCACTGATGACGTCGTAGTGCTGATCGCCGTCGCGGTCATAGCGCACAGCGGCCTTGTCGAGCGACTGCTCGATGACCTCGACGGTCACCTCCTCCCCGGCTTCGGACGCGACCTCGAGCGCCGTCAACGCGCGACGGGCATCTCCTGCGGACAACTGCACAAGGAGTTCGACCGCCTCATCGGCGACGGCGACCTTGCCGCCGAGACCGCGCTCGTCGTCGATCGCGCGGCGCACCACGGCGCGCACGGCGTTGGCATCGAGAGGCTGCAGTTGCAGGATCAGCGACCGCGAGAGTAGCGGCGCGACAACGGAAAACGACGGGTTCTCCGTGGTGGCGGCAACGAGCAGCACGACGCGGTTCTCGACGGCGGCCAGTAGTGCGTCCTGTTGGGTCTTGGAGAACCGGTGCACCTCGTCGATGAACAGCACCGTCTGCTCACCATGCGCCGCAGCCCGTCGCGCCACCTCGATGACGGCACGCACCTCCTTGACACCGGCCGACAATGCCGACAGCGCCTCGAAGCGGCGGCCCGTCGCCTGCGAGATCAGCGAGGCGAGTGTTGTCTTACCGGTCCCCGGCGGGCCATAGAGGATTATCGACGCCGCTCCCGAGCCCTCGGCCAGTCGGCGCAGCGGCGAGCCGGGCTGCAGCAGGTGATCCTGGCCGACGACCTCGTCGAGGGTCGCGGGCCGCATCCGCACCGCCAACGGGGTCGATGCGCCGACGAGCGCACCCCCTGACGAGCTCGTTTCGCCGGGGACGTCGAACAGACCGTCGGACACGCTCTCTGCTTACCACGCCGCTGTGACGCGCCGGTCGAACCGTCATCAGGCGCAAGGTTGTGTCACGAAGTCGATCAGCTCCTCGACACGACCGATCAGCGCCGGCTCCAGGTCGTTCCAGTCGCGCACCCGGCTCCTGATGCGCTGCCACGCCAGCGCGATGTCGGTCTGCTGGGCGTACGGCCAGCCCAGCTCGGCGCACACGCCCTTCTTCCAGTCCGTGGCCTTGGGGACGACGGGCCACGCCGGGACTCCGATCCGGCCGGGCTTGACCGCCTGCCAGATGTCGATGAACGGATGCCCGACCACGAGTGTGTCTCCGCCGCCGGGCCCGCGACGGACCGCCTCAGCGATGCGGGCCTCCTTCGAGCCGACGACAAGGTGGTCGACCAGCACACCCAACCGCCGCCCCGGCGCCGGCCGGAAATCCTCGACGATCGCGACGAGATCATCGATGCCGCCGAGGTATTCAACGACCACTCCTTCGATACGCAGGTCGTCACCCCACACCTGCTCGACGAGTTCTGCATCGTGGCGGCCCTCCACATAGATGCGGCTGGCCAGGGCCACCTTCGCGCGGGCGCCCGCCACCGCCACCGACCCGGACGCCGTGCGCGACGCCTTGGGTGCGGCCGCTCGCGGTGGGGTGAGGATCACGGGTTTGCCGTCGACGAGATAACCCGGGCCGACTGGGAACGGCTTCTTGCGGCCGTGCCGGTCCTCGAGTTCCATCCGGCCGTACTCGATGCGCAGCACCGCTCCGACGAAACCCGTCTGGGCGTCCTCGACGACCATGCCGATCTGTACCGGCAGCTCGGTCGAGCGCGGTTTACGGTGCGGATTGGACGCGAGGACGTCGGAGCCATAGCGGTCAGCCACCGGGTGATCGTAGGGTTGCCGGCGTGCTGCTCAACCGCGACACGGCCGAGGGAATCGCTAACGGCAGCATCACACTTGTGCTGCGCCGCTGGGATGCTCCACGGGCCAAGCCAGGCGGCACGCAGCGCACCGTGGCCGGCACGATCCGCATCGACGACGTCGCCGAATACCCGGGCACCCATCGCGTCACCGCCGCGCAGGCCCGCGCCGCCGGCTACCCGGACGTTGCCACCGCCCAGAAGGATCTGGACCGCAGGGCGGCCCGGCACACCTACGCGATCACGGTGTCCTACCTGGCGCCCGACGAACGGCCGGACCTCGCCGCCGACGATCAGCTGTCACCGTCCGACATCGAAGCGATCTCGTCGCGGCTGGACCGATGGGATGCGGCCACCGAAGCGTGGACGCGGCGGTACCTGACGATGATCTGCGCCAACGAGGCCGTCCGCGCACCCGACCTCGCTGATCGGGAGGGCATCGACGTGCCCCGGTTCAAGAGACGCGTGCGCCAACTGAAATCGCTGGGACTGACGATCAGCCTCGAGGTGGGCTACCGGCTCTCGCCGCGCGGTCAGGCGTTTCTACGGCTCAGTTCTGACTCGCTAGGGCGGGCGGACTCGAGGTGATCTCGTCGATGACGGTATGGACGAACTGCATCTTCTCCAGCACTGGGGCGGGCAGCACGAACGGGTACAGGTCTTGTTTGCCCATCGAGCGATTGATCATGTTCAGCGACCAGGACAGTGGAAGCCACATGTCGATGATTGTCTGAAATCCGCTCGGCCCCAGCACACCTCGCTCGAAGGTCGCCGAAGCCGGCGCGAGAGAGAACGCCGCCGCGGTGTCCAACGTATCGCGGATGTGCAGGTAGTGCGCGAACGTCTCGGCCCAGTCCTCCGCCGGATGCATCGTGGCATAGGACGAGACGTAGTTCTTATTCCAGTCCGGCGGCGGGCCGTCGTTGTAGTGACGGTCCAGCGCCGCTTGGTAATCCGCGTCGGCGTCGCCGAACAGCTCGCCGAACCGCGCCTTGTAGTCCGCAGAAGGGTCGACGAGCCGGTAGTAGTAGTAATGCCCGATTTCGTGCCTGAAATGTCCGAGCAGTGTGCGATAGGGCTCCTCCATCGACACCCGCAACTGCTCACGGTGCACATCGTCGCCCTCGGCAAGATCAAGCGTGATCACGCCGTTCTCGTGGCCGGTGAACACCTTCTCGTTTTCGCTCGACAGCAGGTCGAATGCGAGACCGAAATCCGGATCCTCGTCACGACCGATGATCGGCAGCTTCAGTTCATACAGCTCGGCGATCAGTCGCCGCTTGGCCTTCTCTGCATCGGCGAACGCCGCCATGGCCTTGGTGTCGGCGTCGTTGGGTCGAGTCCGCGTCAGCGCACACGACGCACACAGCCGGCGGACCGGCGCCCGCTCGACCAGCCAGTTGCACTTGGCGCGATAGAGATTGGCGCACAACTGGTAGTTGCTCTGTGGCACCGCTCCAGCGTGGTCGCTCTCGTCGTCGGGCGCGATGACCAACAGCGCCATGTCCTGCAGAGAGAACCCGAGCGAACTCCCGCAGGACAGGCAGACCGAGTTCTCGAACGCCAGGCGCTGACCACAGTTGGGACACGTGAAATCACGCATTCAGCACACCGCCTTCAAAGGGCGCGACGTCGACCGCGACCTCGATCACACTCTTCTCCGAGTCGGTGTAGATGATGCCGCGCAGCGGGGGCACATCGGCGTAGTCGCGACCGAATCCAACGGTGATGTACCGTTCGTCGACCATCTGGTCGTTGGTGGGATCGAAACCGAGCCAATGGTTCTGCGGCGTCCATACCGACGCCCATGCGTGCGTCGCGTCGATGCCCACCATACGTTCCTTTCCCGGGGGTGGGTCGGTCGCCAGGTATCCGGAGACGTAGCTGGCTGCCAACCCGTTGGCACGCAGACAAGCGATGGCGAGCCGCGCGAAGTCCTGACATACCCCTTCCCGCGCCGTCAAAACCTCGCTCACCTGAGTCGACACCGTCGTCGAGCCGGACCGGTAGGTGAAGTCGGTATAGATGCGCGACGTCAGGTCGCGCAGCACGTCGATGAGTGGTCGCTCAGGTTCGAAACTCGGTGCGGCATAGTCACGTAGCGCATCGGTGATCTCGGGCTGCCGCAGGTCCAGGGTGAACTCGGTGGCCAGTGCGCCGTCCGGGCCGACGGGCCGGGCGATCTCCCACGGTGCGCGTGCCG
It encodes the following:
- the alaS gene encoding alanine--tRNA ligase, with the protein product MQTHEIRKRFLDHFVKAGHTEVPSASVILDDPNLLFVNAGMVQFVPYFLGQRTPPWNRAVSVQKCIRTPDIDEVGITTRHNTFFQMAGNFSFGDYFKKGAIEFAWTLLTNSVEQGGYGLDPEKLWATVYLDDDEAIGLWQDVAGLPPERIQRRGMADNYWSMGIPGPCGPSSEIYYDRGPEYGIEGGPEANEDRYIEIWNLVFMQNERGEGTSKENFEILGPLPRKNIDTGMGVERVACLLQDVDNVYETDLLRPVIDVIVAVAPRGYGQGNHSDDVRYRIIADHSRTAAIIIGDGISPGNEGRGYVLRRLLRRIIRAAKLLGVEQPIMAQLMDTVRDTMGPSYPELVSDFDRIQRIAIAEETAFNRTLASGSRLFDEAAATTKRSGKSTISGTDAFTLHDTYGFPLELTLEMAAEADLSVDEEGFRGLMAEQRRRAKADAAARKQAHSDLSAYRELVDTAPTEFTGFDELTTEARILGIFVDGKRVPVIGHGTHDADRVELVLDRSPFYAESGGQIADEGTITGAGASAAAKAAVTDVQKIAKTLWAHRINVESGEFVEGDTVVAAVDPRWRHGATQGHSGTHMVHAALRQVLGPNAVQAGSLNRPGYLRFDFNWQGGLSEDQRTQIEEVTNEAVEANFEVHSFTTDLEKAKSMGAMALFGEAYPDEVRVVEIGGPFSLELCGGTHVNSSAQIGPVTILGESSVGSGVRRVEAYVGLDSFRHLAKERALMAGLASSLKVPSEEVPARVANLVERLRAAEKELDKMRLANARAAAVNAAAGAEQVGKVHLVAQRMAGGMSAGDLRALVGDIKGRLSSEPSVVALIAEGDDDAVPYVVAVNPAAQDLGLSANDLVKQLGAQVNGRGGGKADLAQGSGKGAAGIDAALAALRAELGRS
- a CDS encoding replication-associated recombination protein A, encoding MSDGLFDVPGETSSSGGALVGASTPLAVRMRPATLDEVVGQDHLLQPGSPLRRLAEGSGAASIILYGPPGTGKTTLASLISQATGRRFEALSALSAGVKEVRAVIEVARRAAAHGEQTVLFIDEVHRFSKTQQDALLAAVENRVVLLVAATTENPSFSVVAPLLSRSLILQLQPLDANAVRAVVRRAIDDERGLGGKVAVADEAVELLVQLSAGDARRALTALEVASEAGEEVTVEVIEQSLDKAAVRYDRDGDQHYDVISAFIKSVRGSDVDAALHYLSRMLIAGEDPRFVARRLMILASEDVGMADPTALQTAVAAAQTVQLIGMPEAQLTLAHATVHLATAPKSNAVTTALGAAMADIRAGKAGQVPTHLRDGHYSGAEKLGNAIGYKYAHDDPDGVVPQQYPPDDLVGIDYYRPTTHGAEREIATRLDKLRAIIRKKR
- a CDS encoding SRPBCC family protein translates to MTNALDLTAPVDTLAMEFTREFDAPVEALFRAHADPELVKQWLGPHGLEMEISEWNFTSHGGYRYTHSNDQGTFGFNGTFHTVRDNEFIVQTFEFEGAPDMVNIEYMWFEDLGNGRSRLRGRSICPNTEARDALLSSGMEGGMTEGYEKLDELLKNL
- a CDS encoding DUF3097 domain-containing protein; its protein translation is MADRYGSDVLASNPHRKPRSTELPVQIGMVVEDAQTGFVGAVLRIEYGRMELEDRHGRKKPFPVGPGYLVDGKPVILTPPRAAAPKASRTASGSVAVAGARAKVALASRIYVEGRHDAELVEQVWGDDLRIEGVVVEYLGGIDDLVAIVEDFRPAPGRRLGVLVDHLVVGSKEARIAEAVRRGPGGGDTLVVGHPFIDIWQAVKPGRIGVPAWPVVPKATDWKKGVCAELGWPYAQQTDIALAWQRIRSRVRDWNDLEPALIGRVEELIDFVTQPCA
- a CDS encoding secondary thiamine-phosphate synthase enzyme YjbQ: MDTDVLDIDTTRRRIVDLTDAVRSFCSGDRDGLCNVFVPHATAGVAIIETGAGSDDDLLDTLERLLPRDDRYRHAHGSPGHGADHVLPALISPSVTLPVQGGEPLLGTWQSVVLVDLNSDNPQRKVRLSFISG
- a CDS encoding ArsR/SmtB family transcription factor, giving the protein MERGGDADDRLDRAFLALADPVRRAIVARLSRGPATVNELAAPFDITKQAVSKHIQVLEHAGLVTRTRDAQRRPVHLDAAALERLTAWIDRYRLDAERSYRRLDALLADMTDTNEKGTKT
- a CDS encoding transglutaminase family protein; amino-acid sequence: MTAFPDGPTASGSSRCYQVSHRTTYRYSDDVTSSYGRGFLTPRDSARQRCLSHELLIEPEAADSSTSRDAFGNISSYFHVTERHRTLSITSSSVVEVDPPPADLYGGGSARAPWEIARPVGPDGALATEFTLDLRQPEITDALRDYAAPSFEPERPLIDVLRDLTSRIYTDFTYRSGSTTVSTQVSEVLTAREGVCQDFARLAIACLRANGLAASYVSGYLATDPPPGKERMVGIDATHAWASVWTPQNHWLGFDPTNDQMVDERYITVGFGRDYADVPPLRGIIYTDSEKSVIEVAVDVAPFEGGVLNA
- a CDS encoding GlsB/YeaQ/YmgE family stress response membrane protein; the encoded protein is MTVTGIITAILIGIVIGVLARLLLPGKQPIGMLVTILVGIVAALIGTWLARQLGISTTTPGVDWGELLVQLVVAVIGVALVAALMGRRHTGVMGRRRSGLMR
- a CDS encoding zinc-binding metallopeptidase family protein — encoded protein: MRDFTCPNCGQRLAFENSVCLSCGSSLGFSLQDMALLVIAPDDESDHAGAVPQSNYQLCANLYRAKCNWLVERAPVRRLCASCALTRTRPNDADTKAMAAFADAEKAKRRLIAELYELKLPIIGRDEDPDFGLAFDLLSSENEKVFTGHENGVITLDLAEGDDVHREQLRVSMEEPYRTLLGHFRHEIGHYYYYRLVDPSADYKARFGELFGDADADYQAALDRHYNDGPPPDWNKNYVSSYATMHPAEDWAETFAHYLHIRDTLDTAAAFSLAPASATFERGVLGPSGFQTIIDMWLPLSWSLNMINRSMGKQDLYPFVLPAPVLEKMQFVHTVIDEITSSPPALASQN